From Penicillium psychrofluorescens genome assembly, chromosome: 6, one genomic window encodes:
- a CDS encoding uncharacterized protein (ID:PFLUO_009316-T1.cds;~source:funannotate): MRRVVVTGLGAVTPLGVGVRRSWNRLLDGHCGIGNVTRRDSRFAELPCQIAAVVPAGLRAEGGWTAEEWLSKSEERKMALFAQYAMAAAEEALEDAGWKPVDGEQRENTGVCLGSGIGNFDEIYNTVVAYEKGGYKKVHPLFVPKLLINLGAGHISMKYGFMGPNHAATTACTTGAHSIGDAARFISSGEADVMVAGGAESCIHPLAIGGFARARSLATEFNDCPEKASRPFDADRKGFVVGEGAAVLVLEELEHARSRGAHIYAELRGYGCSADAYHMTAPKENGAGAYLAMKKALKHAQLRPAAVDYVNAHATSTVIGDAAENAAIKSLLLGPDGMQKAAEVNVSSTKGAIGHLLGGSGAVEALFSVLAIQENIMPPTINLERCGDGFDCNYAPNHPQQRKIDVALTNSFGFGGTNSSLCFARV; encoded by the exons ATGCGGCGCGTTGTCGTGACGGGCCTAGGGGCGGTGACGCCGCTGGGAGTCG GAGTCCGTCGATCATGGAACCGCTTGCTAGATGGCCACTGCGGCATCGGCAACGTCACTCGTCGCGATTCCCGCTTCGCCGAGCTGCCGTGCCAGATCGCTGCTGTGGTGCCGGCCGGTTTGCGGGCGGAGGGCGGGTGGACCGCGGAGGAATGGTTGAGTAAGAGT GAGGAGCGCAAGATGGCCCTGTTTGCGCAGTATGCTATGGCTGCCGCGGAGGAGGCTCTTGAGGATGCGGGATGGAAACCCGTGGATGGTGAGCAGAGGGAGAATACG GGCGTCTGTCTGGGCTCCGGCATTGGGAACTTCGATGAGATCTATAATACCGTCGTTGCCTATGAGAAGGGG GGCTATAAGAAAGTCCACCCACTCTTCGTCCCAAAACTACTAATCAACCTCGGCGCGGGGCATATCTCCATGAAATACGGGTTCATG GGCCCCAACCACGCAGCAACCACAGCCTGCACCACAGGCGCACACTCCATTGGCGATGCAGCGAGGTTCATCTCTTCCGGTGAAGCTGATGTCATGGTTGCCGGTGGCGCCGAGTCTTGCATCCACCCACTAGCCATTGGCGGGTTTGCCCGCGCGCGCAGTTTGGCGACTGAGTTTAATGATTGTCCTGAGAAGGCATCGCGACCGTTTGATGCCGATCGGAAGGGGTTTGTCGTTGGTGAAGGGGCGGCGGTATTGGTTCTTGAG GAGCTAGAACACGCCAGATCCAGAGGCGCGCACATCTACGCCGAGCTAAGAGGCTACGGCTGCTCCGCGGACGCATACCACATGACAGCGCCGAAAGAGAACGGCGCAGGAGCCTACCTGGCCATGAAGAAAGCGCTGAAAcacgcccagctccgccCCGCCGCGGTGGACTACGTCAACGCCCATGCCACATCTACTGTCATTGGCGACGCGGCTGAGAACGCGGCCATCAAGTCGCTTCTCCTTGGGCCCGATGGGATGCAGAAGGCCGCGGAGGTGAACGTTAGTAGCACTAAGGGTGCTATTGGGCATCTGCTTGGTGGATCGGGGGCTGTGGAAGCGCTGTTTAGTGTTCTTGCTATTCAAGAG AATATCATGCCGCCAACTATTAATCTGGAGCGGTGTGGTGATGGGTTTGATTGCAACTATGCGCCGAATCATCCCCAGCAGCGGAAGATCGACGTGGCGCTGACGAATAGCTTTGGATTTGGAGGGACGAATAGCTCGCTCTGCTTTGCGAGGGTTTAA
- a CDS encoding uncharacterized protein (ID:PFLUO_009317-T1.cds;~source:funannotate) produces MPALKTLLSALALAGGAVSCAHHGGGDVVPEHERAELLKKWDQEWSFSGIASFAHLKPVKCLIEPDEHFDIAIIGAPFDTAVSYRPGARFGPRAIRAASARQMSGTSFNTRAGINPYKSWAKITDCGDIPITPFDNGLAERQMYEAFLELGARKTVNAAPNGDKSIGAGHPKLVTLGGDHSVALPALRALYQIYQKPITVLHFDAHLDTWNPVRYSAYWQSEQTQFNHGSFFHKASREGLICNATSAHAGLRTRLTGVDAGDYTNPGPEQGFIRVHADDIDELGPMGVVETLINRIGLDPEQPVYLSVDIDVLDPATAPGTGTPEPGGWTTREFIRILRGLEKLNLVGADIVEVSPAYDNKGETTALAAAQVAFEIITSIVKSGVKENLGGWYGHLDEGVVGEAKAAKAAKVIKDEL; encoded by the exons ATGCCCGCTCTCAAGACCCTGCTGAGTGCGCTCGCGCTGGCTGGCGGCGCTGTGTCCTGCGCGCaccacggtggtggtgacgtCGTCCCCGAGCATGAGCGTGCGGAGTTGTTGAAGAAGTGGGATCAAGAG TGGTCTTTCTCCGGCATCGCGAGCTTCGCGCACCTCAAGCCCGTCAAGTGTCTCATCGAGCCGGACGAGCACTTTGATATCGCCATTATTGGCGCACCGTTCGACACGGCTGTCAGCTACCGACCTG GCGCTCGCTTCGGCCCCCGCGCAATCCGCGCCGCCAGCGCACGACAGATGTCCGGAACAAGCTTCAACACGCGGGCGGGAATCAACCCGTACAAGTCGTGGGCAAAGATCACCGACTGCGGCGATATCCCAATTACGCCGTTCGACAACGGGCTGGCCGAGCGACAGATGTACGAAGCCTTCCTGGAGCTGGGTGCGCGCAAGACCGTCAACGCCGCACCCAACGGCGACAAGAGCATTGGCGCAGGCCATCCCAAACTCGTGACGCTGGGCGGCGACCACAGCGTTGCGCTGCCGGCTCTGCGCGCGTTGTACCAGATCTACCAGAAGCCCATCACGGTGCTGCACTTCGATGCACATCTCGATACCTGGAATCCCGTGCGCTACTCCGCGTACTGGCAGAGCGAGCAGACGCAGTTCAACCACggctccttcttccacaaGGCTAGTCGCGAGGGTCTCATTTGTAATGCTACCTCCGCGCACGCGGGTCTGCGGACGAGACTGACGGGCGTTGATGCGGGTGATTATACGAACCCGGGACCCGAGCAAGGATTTATCCGCGTGCATGCGGATGATATTGACGAGCTTGGTCCGATGGGCGTTGTTGAGACGCTCATCAACCGGATTGGTCTCGACCCGGAGCAGCCCGTGTATCTGTCTGTGGATATTGACGTGCTGGATCCGGCGACGGCGCCAGGCACGGGGACACCGGAGCCCGGTGGTTGGACGACGCGCGAGTTCATTCGCATTCTGCGCGGGCTTGAGAAGCTGAACCTTGTTGGTGCGGATATTGTCGAGGTGTCGCCGGCTTATGATAACAAGGGCGAGACGAccgcgctggcggcggcacAGGTTGCATTTGAGATTATTACGAGCATAGTGAAGTCTGGTGTGAAGGAGAATCTGGGTGGTTGGTACGGGCATCTCGATGAGGGTGTTGTGGGTGAGGCgaaggcggccaaggcggccaaggtgatcaaggatgaGCTGTAG